GAAGCTTCTTCATGCATACGAATTTGACGTAAAAGCTAACAGTAAAACTTACACCTTTACTGTACCGAAAGAGTGCGGAAATTTGGCGTTGTTGAAAGTAACTGAATGTCCCGATAATACATGCGAAAACTGTCCCGGCGACAATTGCCCTGAAGAGTGCAAACCGAAGAATCCATGCGAGAACTGTCCTGGTAACAATTGCCCTGAAGAATGCAACAAATGTCAGAACTGCCCCGGTGACAATTGTCCTGAAGAATGCAAGCCGAAGAATCCATGCGAGGATTGTCCCGGCGACAATTGCCCCGAAGAGTGCAAGCCGAAGAATCCGTGCGAGAACTGTCCTGGTAACAATTGCCCTGAAGAATGCAACAAATGTCAGAACTGCCCCGGCGACAATTGCCCTGAAGAATGCAAGTCGAAGAATCCATGCCCTAAAAATTGCAGAGAAAAATGTGCAAGCAACTCCTACAGCGAGGATTGTCAAACCTGCAAAAAACTCAACTGTATTGAAGTCCCGCCACCATGCCCGGACAAACCATGCCCTAAAAATTGCAGAGAAAAATGTGCAAGCAACTCCTACAGTGAGGATTGTCAAACCTGCAAAAAGCTCAACTGTATTGAAGTCCCGCCACCATGCCCGGACAAACCATGCCCTAAAAATTGCAGAGAAAAATGTGCAAGCAACTCCTACAGTGAGGATTGTCAAACCTGCAAAAAGCTCAACTGCATTGAGCCTCCCGAGAAATGTCCTAATGACTGTCGACAGAAATGCAAAGACGAATCCAACGGTGCAGATTGTCTGAAGTGCAAAGATCTCAACTGCATTCAGCTTGTCCCCTCTCCCTTCCACTTCATTGCCGATCTCGGCTATTACCGCCAGTCTGACCCGGCAGACTACCTCTTTGGTCGGGTTGGTATAGAATACAACCTCTCTGATAATGCCAGCTGGCTTGAAGGCGTATCTCTCCTGACCATGATCGGGGCCGCACCAAAAATCGGCGGTTCAGACGGGGACAGCGCGTTCCTGCTGGATGTAATAGCCCAGTATAACTGGTTACAGTCCTTCGGCAGATCACTGCCCACCCTGAGGGGATTCACCGGTCTCGGTCTCGGCGGCTGGTTCACTTCAGGCGATACCGAAGATGATTCTGGAGACAGCGACTTGGATATCATAGCCAATATCGGTGTCAGGATTCTTGACAATCCCAATATGTCTATCTTTCTCGAAATGCGAAACGCAGTCGATGAACTGGATAGTATATCGGAATACGGACGATTCGGCGCAGGCGTGAGGTTCCAATTCTAACGCGGCAGAGTGGAATATCATGACGACACTCCGTCCGCAGCTTGACGGATAACTTTTTAAAAACGAAAAACAGCCTGCTTGCCTCCTGAGCCGAAGGAGCAGCAGGTTGTTTTTTGCTTTTTCTAGCGAGTTACCTGCTACATCCAACACGTACCACAGCCAACCGCCGAGAAATCCGCGCACTAACCACCCCTCTGACACCAGCAATCCGAGCAAACTCCGGCCAGCGTTCCACAGTAGCAGCAACCTCATCAAATATCACTTCCACCTCTTTCTCCGCAACACCATATCGTCCCGCCAGCTCAACAACATGCCTATACGCAGGAGCACGGCCTTCACCGGCCACGCTCATGCTGTGCTCACCTCCAGGGCCGTCGGCAAAGGTAAGGTCATAGGCCGGGGCCAGCGACCATTTTCCTGTACGATCATCCAGAAGAAAACTGAAATTCTTCACATGATCGTCGCGATTATGGGTCAGGATGTTGAACAGCATCAGCCGGAAGGCCCGCAGCAGATCATCATGATTGCGGGTCAGCAGGGTGGTCACCTTGAAAAGATCAGCATAGTCACAGGACGGGATACGAAAATTCGCCTGGATAAGATTGCCAAAGGTGTGGATATGGTACCGGCTGTTATCCGGGCCGCGATCGAAACGTTTGATTCCGAAAAAAGACTCTCCCTGCAATGCGGGGATAGAGGTGAGCATATCTTCATTATAACCGACAACGAGATAAGACAAAAATCTATATAATATCCTTTACAGTGGTAATTATACAGCTATGGACAATATATTATCCCGTACGGGCTGTATTTGAGCGTAGAATTTCGACCATCTCAATTATTGTAACAGAAGCAAACAAGAGCTCACTCTCCCTGCTTGACCACCGCATAAAAAAAGGATATTATTTGCAAATAATTCCAGACCTATTTAACCAATCAGGAGAAACTCGGATGAGAAAAACGATGATGGTCAGTGCCTTCCTTGCGGGCACTCTTTTCTGCCTCGGACAGAATGCTGTCGGTGCGGAGAGCGAATGCAATGTTTTCGGCACATCACGATGGGGCGGGGAACAGATTTACAACAGCTGCGTGGAATGCTTAGGGCAGAGCAGGAATTGCGAGAAACGTTGTTTCGATACAAACGCCACCTGTACAGCTGTCGGCTATGACCGTTATGGTTTTCGCAGCACTGTGCAGGGGCCGCAGGCCAAAAAAGAACAACGGGCCAGAAAAAAGGCCGTCCGGCAATGTGAGCAACAAGGGTTAAGCAATTGCGCTGTTGATCGTTGTACAGAAGAGAAAACCCTACGACCGGAGAGCGTTGAGGTCTGCCGTTCTCAACCGGTGGCAATTGACCGGCCACATCGAGGCCGTAACGGGGGAAGAGAGAACTCAGCAGAATATCGTTGCGGTATTTTCCCGAAATCTCCCCGTGCATCGCAACGTGAATATCCGAGCTGCGAAACTTGTATCCAGGAAAACGGGCAATGCGAGGAACGTTGCGCAGAATCCGGTTATACCTGTACAGCTGTCGGCTCTCGTCCGCGCAATTTCCCTCAAACTGTCCAAGGTGATCTTGCCGATAACCGGCAGAGAGCGGAGCGAAGTGTCATGCAAAAATGTTACAACGCTGGTCTCAACGGATGTGCCCTTGGGAAATGTAGCGAAACAATGCGCTTCGACCCTAACCAAGTGACTCCTTGTCAAACCCGAAGCCGGACCGGCAATGTGAACGGCGGGCGAGGGAACAGAACATCTCCATCCCCGGTCGTTCCAAATGTAAGCGGCAGGAATGAGCACAGGAATCCCTCACCCCCGGTGGTTCCTCAGCCAACCCAAAAATATGTCAGTTCCTGGCAGCACCTCAAAGGGGATTGCGAGGGGAGTTCAAGCCCTAAGGTGGCTCAACAATGCGGTAACCGAGGATTCTGGCAAGGAATCTCTTGTCGGGTAACCTGGAGTGACGGAAGCGTGCAAGATCTGCACGGACAAGTTGACCTGATGGATTCCTACGGACGGGCTTATTGTACCCGAGACTCTCGCCCTGCCCGCTTCAACTGCGTCAACAGATGCGATAACACCAATGGCTCCTTGATGACCCTATCCCGGCCATAAGCGACTGAACAAACCAGCGAAGCGGTCTCATGACACTCTGTGCCGCCTCGCTGAGGCTTGCTGTTCGACTAAAAATCCCTTCCCCTCCTCCCTCCTCCTCATCTTCACGGCTCATCTACTCGCAGGATCGGTTGTCTTCTAAGGGCTGACAAGTCGGGCTACGGCAACCAACTGCTGGCGTCCGTTACCAAAGGGCGGATAACCGGCCCTGGTTGGTGTACGTTTATGCCAACGGGTTATCGAGGCTGCGGTCTCACCTCTTCGGCCATGCCCGTGAAAAAGCTCATAACTGACCAGTCGACCGGCTTTGTCCTTATGTATGCGCACCACCACGCCCACATGATCAATCCCGCCCCGTGACGCCAACAACCTGTTCACGGAAAAATTCTTATACAGCGAACCGTTGCGACCGAAAAACAGCACCACCCCGGGCCTGATTATATGAGACTGCTTCACTGCATTTTTAATAAGTACCAACTCTCCTCGCTCATGATACCAGCGGGCAAGGTCTCTGGAATCCCGATACTGCGCAAGAGATGGATATGCATGATCAGGGCAGCACTTTTTCACCCCCTGCAGGACTCGATGAAAGATTCCAGAGCAATCACTGAGCGGCCCTATACCGTACCGGATGGACCGGGACTCCAAAAATGCAACGGTTGTCCGCAATGCAGGTATCAGCCCCCCCTCACAGGCGACCCGACCATTATCCTTGTCAAAAACATCAGGAATAAATTTCTGCACAGACCTTCCCGGCGGCGCAATACGCTTCTTTGTTCGTAAAGGTTTCAACGAGACAACAGATAGGGGAAGGGCCTGCTTCTGTTCCGGCGGCGCAATATACTTCTTTTTACCCAAAGGTTTCAACAGGACAACAGGTTGAGGAAAAGTCTCCTTCTGTTCAGGAGCCATACATATTATCGTCCCGCCCCCCGCAGGAGGAAGAAAGGGGAAAATGCAATATTGAGCATCCCGTTGGATATCTCGACATTGTTCATCAAATCGAATCTCTTCCTGCTCTGCTGTCTCTATTATCAAGACAGGGGAAAACTCAGCCTCAGCCTCAGGCTCAGCCAAGGTGCTGCAGGATTCAGGTTGAACCGGTTCTTTTTTTTCCGTTGGCAGCTCAGAAGGCACTTGCTGCTCCACAGGGATCGGTTCTTTTACCGGTTCCGGTTGTGAGCATCTCCCCAAAAGAAAAACCCCGGCCAAGGCCACTACAAGCAGGAAGACCTGGACAGGTTTCAAATGAAAAAAATCCGTAAATTTCATTCGATCTTCCTTGTATCATGGAGAGGGAATTGCCAGACACCTTCAATGCCTTCTCGGCATGTTGGACATCTGCCGTTTTCAAGTCGATTGCTGTGTACAGTAAAACCGGTTCGGGAAATCAACTCCGTGTGACAGGACGGGCACAGGGTATTTTCTCCTTCACCGGAGCGAACATTGCCCTGATAAACAAAGCGCAGGCCCGCATCCAAACCGATTTGCCGAGCCATACGCAGGGAGGTCACCGGGGTCGGCTCCCGATCAAGCATCTTGTAGGTAGGATGAAAGCCGGTCACATGCCAAGGAATGGCAGGATCTACCTCATAGAGAAAAGAGGCAATACCAGCAAGCTCCTCAACTGTATCGTTCAGGCCGGGAATAAGCAGAGTGGTGACCTCCACCCAGACCCCCAGTTCCCGCAGCAGGCGCACGGTATCCAGCACCGGCTGAAGAGAAGCCTTACAGATTGTGCGGTAAAACTCCTCGGAAAAAGCTTTGATATCAATATTAATGCCATCAAGCTGTGGTGCCAGCTCCCGGCTACATTCTGCGGTCATATAACCGTTACTGACAAAGAGATTGGCAAGCCCCCGGCTATGGGCAAGTTCCATGCAATCACGGGCAAACTCGTAAAAAATGGTCGGTTCCACATAGGTATAGCTGATGCTTTGACAGCCGCTCTGCTCCGCTGCCGCAACAACCTGTTCCGGGCTTTGCAGGCTGCCTGCAATCTCCCCTGCGTTCATATGCGGGTACTGGGAAATCTGATAATTTTGGCAATGCTGGCAAAAAAAATTACAGCCAACCGTGGAAATCGAAGAGGAACGAGAGGTGGGAAGAAAATGAAAAAAAGGCTTTTTTTCGACAGGGTCGATATTTTCCGCCACCAACCTGCCGTAAACAAGAGAATACAGAACGCCCTCCTGATTTTCCCGTACCCCACAACGCCCTCTCCTGCCCGACCTGATTCGGCAACGATGATGGCAAAGAGCACAGGCAACTTCCTGATCTTCCTGATCTTCATGACGGAGATCTTCTCGGATATACAAACGTGCTTCTTTCATGGAAGAACCTCCCGAATCAACGGAATTAACGGAATTAACAGTTGCAGGCCAAGAGGGAACTGCGTATAACCAAAGGATAAAAAATTATTTCCTTTTTGCCAAGCTGGATATGACATAAGCCTAAAAAAATAAGATGAAAAAAATCATTTCAGGCGGACAGACAGGGGCTGATCGAGCCGCATTAGATGCAGCCAGAGAACGCGGCATCCCGCATGGGGGCTGGTTACCCAAGGGAAGGGTGACAGAAGACGGACCTCTGGGGCAAGAGTATTGCCTTCAGGAGCTGGATTCGTACCGCTATCGGGATCGCACCCAAAAAAATGTTGTGGAAAGCGACGGCACCCTGATCGTCTCCTATGGCCCGCTGACCAGCGGCTCTGCCCTGACCGAAGCCCTAGCAATTCGCCATGATCGTCCCTGCCTCCATCTCAATATGGAGTATTTTTCTCTGGACGAGGCTGTGCAGGCTGTTGAGCAATGGTTGGCAAGAAATGCCATTGAGACCCTCAATGTGGCAGGGCCACGAGCCAGCAGCGACGAGCGGATCTACGAGACGGTCCGAGAGCTTATCCTCGGCATCAACACAGGAGAGCGATAAACCGCCCCTCTTCCTACGCAGCATGCCAAGCCAAGGCAGAGCGAATAATCGTCTCAATATCCGAATGTCGGGGCCGCCATCCCAAGAACTCAGCAGCCTTATCCGCTGAAGCGATCAGGGCCGGGGGATCTCCTGGTCGTCGCGGGCCGTACTTGACCGGGACCTTGCGCCCTGAAAGCTCCTCAACCGTCTGGATAATGTTCTGCACCGAGGTGCCGGTCCCCGTGCCGAGATTAAAGACCCGGCTCTTCTTTTCTTCCTGTAAAAAGTCCAAGGCCCGCACATGGGCGTCTGCCAGATCAGCAACATGGATATAATCCCTGATCGCGGTGCCATCCGGGGTATCGTAATCTGTTCCGTAAACTTCTATGGCAGATCGTTTTTCCAGTGCAGCCAAGATGGTCAAAGGGATGAGATGGGTTTCAGGCTCATGGTCTTCCCCGATATCACCGTCCATGTCGGCTCCGGCAGCATTAAAATAGCGTAGGGCAATAGAGGAGAAATCATAGGCAGTACTATAATCAGCAAGGATCTGCTCGATCATCAATTTACTGCGACCATAGGGATTGATCGGCTGCTGCGGATGCTCTTCGGTCAGAGGAAGGGCCTGGGGATTCCCGTAGGTTGCACAGGTACTGGAAAAGATAAACTGATCACAGCCAAAGCGACGCATCACCTCCAGCAGGGCAAGGGTTCCGGTCACATTATTTTGGTAATATTTTTCTGGATGCTCAACCGACTCCCCCACGTAGGCAAAGGCGGCAAAATGGATCACCGCCTCGGGTTGATATTCCGCAAAAACCTTTGCCAATGCCTCCCTATCACGGATATCCCCCTGGATAAATGGACCCCATTGCACGGCCCTGGCATGGCCGTAAATCAGATTATCATAGGTGATGGGCAGGTATCCTTGTTGAGCAAGGAGCTTACAGGTATGACTGCCGATATAACCGGCACCGCCGGTGACGAGGATATTTTTCATATTGTATTTGACATTATCGAGCTGAACCCGAAACAAAAAACCGTCTACCGCACGCATAAACGACAGGAACCCGTTCATTCCTTTCTCAAGACGTAGTGCGGCTCTTCTATTATCTGGAAGATAAGATAGCAGAAACGCCCCATCATCTCAACGCAGGAACAAAAAAATACCCACCCCCTAAAAATGCCCGGCCTGTTAAAATTGTAAAGCCTTTGTAAAATTGATTGCCCGAAAGCACTCTGACAGCAACAATAGAAGAGAATATAATTCAAGGATAAATTGCAATGAAGATACTTATGATTGATGATGACCGGAAGCTCTGCCGCTTGGTTGCGGATTATCTGGAGCCTATGGGCTATGAAGTTGAAGCGGCCCATAACGGGGCACGGGGCTTAGAGATGGTCAAGGCCGGGGAGTATCATGCCGCCATCCTGGACGTGATGATGCCGGAAATGGACGGATTTGAGGTACTGAAACAGCTGCGCAAGGAGTCTGACATTCCGGTACTGATGCTCAGTGCCCGAGGAGATGAAACCGATAGGATCGTAGGGCTTGAGATGGGAGCGGATGATTATCTGCCCAAGACCTTTTCCTCCCGTGAACTGCTTGCCCGCCTCCGCGCTGTCACCCGCCGACACCAACTTGTGGAAGAGAAAGCAAAAGCATCAGCAGATTCCATTGCGGAAGATGAGGTGCTGATCTTTGCAGAATTACGGATTGAGCAGGGTTCCAGAACGGTCCGCCTCAACGAGGAGACCGTAAGCCTGACCCCGGTGGAGTACGATCTCTTGACCACCCTAGCCCATTCCGCAGGCCGGGTTCTGAACCGTGACCAGCTCCTTGACGCTGTTGCTGGCAGAAACTACGAGGTCTTTGACCGGTCTGTAGATGTTCACATTTCCTCGTTGCGAAAAAAACTCGGGGAAAACCCCCGCACCCCCCGTTTCATCCAGACAATTCGCACAGCCGGATATATGTTTAAACAACCGGATAAAGAAAAATGAGAAAACCGACCTCCACCCTCTTTACCAAAATCCTGTCTTGGTTTTTCCTCAACCTGCTGCTTGTGCTTGCGGCATTGACGCTGTTTTTCGCTTTTCAGCCCCAAGTAGATCTGCACGACTTTTTTGGCCAACAGGGATCTGACCGGTTACGAGCCGCAGGCATGCTGATCGCCCATGACCTGAATCAGGCCCAGCCCGAAAAATGGACCGAGATACTCGCCCGGCACGGAGCTATCCACGGCGTTGATTTTGTTCTTGTTTCAAGAGATAGGGTGCTCTTCTCTCCCACCCTGAAAACCTTACCCAAGGAGGTTATGCTCAGGTCGCAAGATGCCCTACGCCATAAAGGACGAAGAAAGATCATGCGTCAACTCCTCCAAAAAAATACCGAGGTCAACAAAAAATGTCTGTCAGAGGTGGAGGAAGATTGCGCAAAAAGCATTCTTCTCCCCAAAAGGTATGGCAGGAGGACACACCTGATCATGCGCTCCAAGGAACCGACCCGATACTGGTTCGGCACCAAGATCCCCTTAGTTACCGGTACAGAGGAGCATCGCCCCATGATGCCCAGCCTGCTGCTGGCGGTCTCTGATTCCATAACAGGCAATGGCTTTTTCTTTGATCCCCTGCCCTGGATGGTGGTTGCTGCGAGCGTGCTGCTCATCTCTGTTCTGCTCTGGATTCCCTTGGTCCGCAATATTACCAAGCCCCTTGTTCGCATGACCCGAGCAGCTGAAGAGATCGCCAAGGGCAATTTTAACGTGTCCATCAATGAACCCAGGGCCGACGAGATCGGGCGACTGGCAAGGACGATCAATAATATGACGGCCCGGCTTGCTGACTTTGTCAAAGGCCAGAAACGTTTCCTCGGCGATGTGGCCCATGAGCTGGGATCGCCGGTGGCACGAATTCAGTTTGGCTTAGGCGTTTTGGAACAGCGCCTTGAAGGGGGAAATCAAGAGCGGGTCCGTGATGTGATGGAGGATGTTGAAGAAATGTCCAAGCTAATCCGGGAGCTGCTGGCCTTTTCCCGGGCTGAGATGCATTCCGGTGCGGTTGAACTGGAGCATATTCTCCTGCTGCCGGTTGTGGAGGCGGCGGTACGCCGGGAAGGGACTCCGACTGTGCAGATTGATGTGCAGATCGACCCGGAAATCTCCGCCCTTGCCTCGGCAGACCTGTTGACACGGGCCTTGGCTAATGTTCTGCGCAATGCAATCAAATACGCTGGCGAGGCCGGGCCGATTCTGGTTGCTGCTCAGGAAAAAGAAGATCAGGTCATCCTCACTATCAAGGATTCCGGGCCGGGGGTTGCTGAAGAATATCTTGACCGCCTTTTTGACCCCTTCTTTCGCCCGGAACCCTCCCGTAATCGGGATTCCGGCGGGGCTGGGCTGGGCATGGCCATTGTTAAAACCTGTGTTGCCGCCTGCAAGGGCACGGTTTCGGCCAGGAACCGGGAGCCGAATGGGTTTGCGGTGACGATTCGGCTGGGTTGCTGATTTTTCCTCTCGGTGTTAATCCTCCCAGCGTTAAAACGCTGGGCTATTGGCGGGCTGTCCCTCCGGGACGCTTTGCGTCCCCAAGAGGCTGGAAGAATACAAGCCCTATATTTCAAAACCGGGTAAGGAAGACGAAAAAAATCAATTCATTCCGGTGTTGCTTATATTTGAGGCACGAAGTTAATTTGCAGTTCGCAGCCCGCAGCTTTGGCGTATTTCTCAATGGTTGAAAGCCGGGGAGAAATCGCTGAATGCACATTCTCCAGTCTGGAAATATTACTCTTGTTCGTTTTCAAGATTTCAGCAATTCCCTCCTGGGTTAAGCCAGCATCCTTGCGAATTCTTATCAGCTGTTTTCTCAATGCATAAGCAGGAGAAAGTTTACGATATTCTTTTTCTACTTGAGGATCGGATAATGCTTTTTTTTTAAATTCCTGGAATGTCGGTCTCATAACGTTACCTCTTTTAATCTTTTTCGGACGATTTTGGCTACGACGGATCAGGCCAGATTCCTGTAAACGTCTTTTCTATGCCCGATTTTCACGATTAGAATAACCAAACGATCTTCCTCTATGGTGTAGATGATTCGGTAATTACCGGATCGGACTTTATGAAAATCGTTCTTTCCCTTCATCTTGGTCAGATCAGGATTCGGCAGATTCTCGGCTGTTTCCTCAATCTTTTTCTTGATGCGGACCAAATCCCGCTTCGGGAAACGCTTCAGAGTTTTCAGCACAGCGGGACGAAACTCTATCTCGTATGGCATTGCCTACAAACCAAGTTCTTTCCAGACCTCTTGGGCAGGAATGTTTCCTGCGGGGTCGGCAAGGGCCTTTTCCGCATCTT
This is a stretch of genomic DNA from Candidatus Electrothrix rattekaaiensis. It encodes these proteins:
- a CDS encoding response regulator transcription factor; the encoded protein is MKILMIDDDRKLCRLVADYLEPMGYEVEAAHNGARGLEMVKAGEYHAAILDVMMPEMDGFEVLKQLRKESDIPVLMLSARGDETDRIVGLEMGADDYLPKTFSSRELLARLRAVTRRHQLVEEKAKASADSIAEDEVLIFAELRIEQGSRTVRLNEETVSLTPVEYDLLTTLAHSAGRVLNRDQLLDAVAGRNYEVFDRSVDVHISSLRKKLGENPRTPRFIQTIRTAGYMFKQPDKEK
- a CDS encoding HAMP domain-containing sensor histidine kinase, producing MRKPTSTLFTKILSWFFLNLLLVLAALTLFFAFQPQVDLHDFFGQQGSDRLRAAGMLIAHDLNQAQPEKWTEILARHGAIHGVDFVLVSRDRVLFSPTLKTLPKEVMLRSQDALRHKGRRKIMRQLLQKNTEVNKKCLSEVEEDCAKSILLPKRYGRRTHLIMRSKEPTRYWFGTKIPLVTGTEEHRPMMPSLLLAVSDSITGNGFFFDPLPWMVVAASVLLISVLLWIPLVRNITKPLVRMTRAAEEIAKGNFNVSINEPRADEIGRLARTINNMTARLADFVKGQKRFLGDVAHELGSPVARIQFGLGVLEQRLEGGNQERVRDVMEDVEEMSKLIRELLAFSRAEMHSGAVELEHILLLPVVEAAVRREGTPTVQIDVQIDPEISALASADLLTRALANVLRNAIKYAGEAGPILVAAQEKEDQVILTIKDSGPGVAEEYLDRLFDPFFRPEPSRNRDSGGAGLGMAIVKTCVAACKGTVSARNREPNGFAVTIRLGC
- a CDS encoding helix-turn-helix transcriptional regulator, which gives rise to MRPTFQEFKKKALSDPQVEKEYRKLSPAYALRKQLIRIRKDAGLTQEGIAEILKTNKSNISRLENVHSAISPRLSTIEKYAKAAGCELQINFVPQI
- a CDS encoding HipA domain-containing protein, whose translation is MLTSIPALQGESFFGIKRFDRGPDNSRYHIHTFGNLIQANFRIPSCDYADLFKVTTLLTRNHDDLLRAFRLMLFNILTHNRDDHVKNFSFLLDDRTGKWSLAPAYDLTFADGPGGEHSMSVAGEGRAPAYRHVVELAGRYGVAEKEVEVIFDEVAATVERWPEFARIAGVRGVVSARISRRLAVVRVGCSR
- a CDS encoding type II toxin-antitoxin system RelE/ParE family toxin; its protein translation is MPYEIEFRPAVLKTLKRFPKRDLVRIKKKIEETAENLPNPDLTKMKGKNDFHKVRSGNYRIIYTIEEDRLVILIVKIGHRKDVYRNLA
- a CDS encoding putative molybdenum carrier protein; its protein translation is MKKIISGGQTGADRAALDAARERGIPHGGWLPKGRVTEDGPLGQEYCLQELDSYRYRDRTQKNVVESDGTLIVSYGPLTSGSALTEALAIRHDRPCLHLNMEYFSLDEAVQAVEQWLARNAIETLNVAGPRASSDERIYETVRELILGINTGER
- the galE gene encoding UDP-glucose 4-epimerase GalE; the encoded protein is MNGFLSFMRAVDGFLFRVQLDNVKYNMKNILVTGGAGYIGSHTCKLLAQQGYLPITYDNLIYGHARAVQWGPFIQGDIRDREALAKVFAEYQPEAVIHFAAFAYVGESVEHPEKYYQNNVTGTLALLEVMRRFGCDQFIFSSTCATYGNPQALPLTEEHPQQPINPYGRSKLMIEQILADYSTAYDFSSIALRYFNAAGADMDGDIGEDHEPETHLIPLTILAALEKRSAIEVYGTDYDTPDGTAIRDYIHVADLADAHVRALDFLQEEKKSRVFNLGTGTGTSVQNIIQTVEELSGRKVPVKYGPRRPGDPPALIASADKAAEFLGWRPRHSDIETIIRSALAWHAA
- the amrS gene encoding AmmeMemoRadiSam system radical SAM enzyme, which gives rise to MKEARLYIREDLRHEDQEDQEVACALCHHRCRIRSGRRGRCGVRENQEGVLYSLVYGRLVAENIDPVEKKPFFHFLPTSRSSSISTVGCNFFCQHCQNYQISQYPHMNAGEIAGSLQSPEQVVAAAEQSGCQSISYTYVEPTIFYEFARDCMELAHSRGLANLFVSNGYMTAECSRELAPQLDGINIDIKAFSEEFYRTICKASLQPVLDTVRLLRELGVWVEVTTLLIPGLNDTVEELAGIASFLYEVDPAIPWHVTGFHPTYKMLDREPTPVTSLRMARQIGLDAGLRFVYQGNVRSGEGENTLCPSCHTELISRTGFTVHSNRLENGRCPTCREGIEGVWQFPLHDTRKIE